Proteins from one Cryptomeria japonica chromosome 4, Sugi_1.0, whole genome shotgun sequence genomic window:
- the LOC131058871 gene encoding cell division cycle 20.2, cofactor of APC complex has translation MKKAFGSPQTPSISTLSRRPKITRPLRKQLATPTQNGDRFIANRSSIDFDWARYLVNKSNIIGNKASMEEYDREPAASLVMDSSKISRILSFSRKPSGQGLQSIYSEAPSVDTRVRTSRSRSRYIPQHAERTLDAPDLVDDNHLNLLDWSDSNILSIALGNAVYLWDANTSTTSELLTVDNDVGPVSSVNWAPDGKHIAIGLTSSSVQIWDSTCNRHLRSLKGHHGRVGSLSWNDTILATGGRDSSIIIHDVRIRNSNVKTYRGHEQEVCGLKWSLSGQQLASGGSDNLLHIWDKSMSSSNVRNQSLHRIDEHFDAVRALAWCPFQHNLLASGGGLADQSIKLWNSLTGACLNTIATNSSVCALLWNRHECELLSSHGYSENQLTLWKYPSMAKTAELTGHTSRVLHLAQSPDGYTVASAGADETLRFWQVFGIPDTSQSTKTKELEGTLNSYLMHIR, from the exons ATGAAGAAGGCTTTTGGGTCACCTCAAACACCAAGCATCAGTACTCTTTCCAGAAGGCCTAAGATCACACGTCCTCTGCGAAAGCAATTGGCAACTCCAACACAAAAT GGGGACAGGTTTATTGCTAACAGAAGTTCCATAGATTTTGATTGGGCTCGGTATCTGGTAAATAAAAGCAATATCATTGGAAATAAAGCCTCCATGGAAGAATATGACAGGGAGCCAGCAGCTAGTTTGGTGATGGATTCTAGTAAGATATCAAGGATTTTGAGCTTTAGTAGAAAGCCCTCTGGACAGGGCTTGCAATCCATCTACTCCGAAGCTCCTTCTGTTGATACTAGAGTCAGAACTAGCAGATCACGGAGCCGCTACATACCTCAA CATGCAGAGAGAACTTTGGATGCCCCAGATCTTGTTGATGATAATCATTTGAATCTGCTGGATTGGAGTGATAGCAATATTTTGTCTATAGCACTTGGCAATGCAGTTTACTTATGGGATGCAAACACAAGCACTACTTCTGAGCTATTGACAGTAGATAATGATGTTGGTCCAGTAAGCAGTGTCAATTGGGCACCTGATGGAAAACACATTGCCATTGGATTGACTAGTTCTTCTGTACAGATATGGGACTCCACATGTAATCGACAT TTGAGATCCTTGAAAGGTCATCATGGCCGTGTAGGCTCACTTTCCTGGAATGACACTATTCTTGCAACTGGTGGTAGGGACAGTTCAATAATTATCCATGATGTCCGTATCCGTAATTCCAATGTTAAGACATACAGAGGCCATGAGCAGGAAGTTTGTGGATTGAAATGGTCCTTATCTGGCCAGCAACTTGCAAGTGGAGGCAGTGACAACTTGCTTCACATCTGGGACAAGAGCATGTCATCCTCTAATGTTAGAAATCAGTCTCTTCACAGGATTGATGAACATTTTGATGCAGTTAGAGCCTTGGCATGGTGCCCTTTCCAGCACAATCTTTTGGCATCTGGTGGAGGTCTTGCAGACCAATCTATTAAGTTATGGAATAGTCTTACTGGAGCATGCCTAAATACCATTGCCACCAACTCTTCAGTTTGTGCGTTGTTGTGGAATAGGCATGAGTGTGAGCTTTTGAGTTCACATGGGTATAGTGAGAACCAATTGACCTTATGGAAATACCCATCTATGGCAAAGACTGCAGAACTTACTGGCCATACTTCTAGGGTGCTGCATCTGGCACAG AGCCCAGATGGGTATACTGTTGCATCGGCTGGAGCAGACGAGACACTAAGGTTTTGGCAAGTCTTTGGAATTCCTGATACCTCACAGAGTACCAAAACTAAAGAGCTAGAGGGTACCCTCAACTCTTATCTTATGCATATTCGCTAG